ACCATTTTCCCATTGCCTTGGTTTTGAGAGCAACTTGCTCTCAGGAGGACGTGTGCTGGGAGATGTCCTGAGATAAACTGCCATATTTAAGTTGTACTGACTTTTGGCTGTTCATAAGGCAGTTTTCTCTGTTAAACTGCAGTTTAACTGGAAAGACTTGAAGCAGGGCACCTTCCTCCCTGATGGGGGAAAAGGCACCATAAAGACAATGGCTGTCTAGGGAACAACCAGAAACTGTTAAGTTCCAGGGTCACGTGCAGCTCCGTGATGGGGGTCTGGGCTGTTGTCTCTCAGATTCCCTTGACTTCTCCTTCATAGATGCAGGGTGGCTCCCGCAGTATCCTCACCCaaacaggaagggaaggaagtatTCTGTTAGTTGTTCTCTTTAATTACGAAATAAAGCAGTTCTCACAAGAACTCAGCAGACTTTCTCTTACATCTCACTGGCCAGAACAAACTGGGAAAGATATTACTCAAGTATCTAGCAAAGACTGGGATGGTCATGACTAGTTTAGACAATCATGATTCCTCCCTCTAGCTGGACATACCACCACCCCCATTCAAAATCAAGAACTCACACAGAGAATGATTGCCAAGGAGATGGGCCATAAACCCTATTCCCCTTCCTGGAGTGAAAATCCAGCACTTTCAAGGGAAGAGTCCTTTCTTGGTGGAATGTTGCGTATCTCTGTCCCCCTTCACCTCCTTCTCTGTTTTACATTCCCAGTCTGAAATAAGACCATTGTAGCTTAAGGTCTGCCAATAAGGAAGATTCCTAAGACTGTTCTCTGCCCAGTGATAATTATGTTCCACTTTGCAATTACATTGCATCTTTACTCAGAAGAGCTCAACATGTGATTTCGTTCTCCTTGGAAGAGCTCTTTGCATTtataactatataaaataatCCATGACCTTCTGGTGAAGACAATAAATGACTGAACTGTAGAATTATAAATAGCCTTGTCTAAACCGTTGCTGCTTGTGTTCTgccatttcattttaaatttgtgtcCAGAGTTATGTAAAACTGTGGTGCAACCAATATAACAGGCATGCTGAAgtggttttaaaaagataatagaaatGCGTAGGCATGGATACAGATATACAAATCTGTGGGTGTTTAGAATGAGTATAAAGGCCAGAGTTTGGTAATATGCAAATAACAGCAGTCTTGGGAAGTTATTAACTCTTTCCCAGTCAAATAAAAGCTTGAATTCTAGTCACCAGGCAAAACTTTGCCAAGGGTCCCTGTCTTGTTCACAAACAACTCCCCTACCCCAGCCATAACCCAACATCAACTCCCTTTCCTGTATATCCTAAGTCCTCGACTACTGAGTTTACTGGAGCCTCAGAGCCCCTGCCTTTGAGGTGCTCTCCCTAAACAGGAATCATGGCTCTGCCCTCTACCAGTTCCCTACTTTACTTCAACTCAGCAGGCAAAATTACTGAAAATGGACTCTGTGGGGCTCTGTGATAAGTGCTGGCGCAGAACCAAAGAGCAGTCAACATTCACTAAGACAGCGAAGTATAACACACTCCTGCCTGCCTTCACAGACATCCCTGGAGTGAAGAAATTTACCAAATTCACTATCATTTATAACTGTTGAGTTTACCAAGAAAAttctattatcttaatttttaattaatccTGTGAAACAGGTAAAGAATATCCTCTGAATTGTGGTTTAGACAAATTGAGTAACTTATCCAAAGTCATACAGCCATATAGTGGTGCAGGCCTCAAGCCCTCTGAGTTTTAATCCTGGCACATTCCACAGGTATACAGGGCAGGATGcagagccgggcacagtggctcccacctgtaatccagcactttggaaggccaaggcagcaggattgcttgaagcgTTTtcaaccctgtctttacaaaaagagaaaaaaggaagaaaaaaaaggagggaaaaagggagggaggggaagtaagggaaggggagggaagaggatgaaggaaggaaggaagggagggagggagggagggagggaagaagggagggagaaagaaggggaggggagcggagggaagggaaaagaaaaattagccaggcatggtggtacacgcctgttgTCTCAAGCACTCGAGAAGATgtggtgggaaaattgcttgagcccaggagctcgaggatgcagtgagctgtgatcataccactgcactccagcctgggcaacagaacaagaccctgtctcaaaaagttcaaaattcaaaaaaataaatacaaaataaagaaagcagGTTGTAGAACACTGTGTTGATAATGGAAGGCCAGAGCAGGTCAGGATGCAAACTCCAACAGAGCTGCCACAGGGAGAGTCAGGTCTGACCCAAGTATCAGGGAAAGCTTCAGGGAGGCATGAACTGGGCTGCAAGTGTGAGTCACGTGTGATCGGTGGAAACCAGGGAAGGGCCATGTCAAACTGAGGGAACAGCATGCGCAAAACCATGAAGATACATGGCAAGTGTGAGGAACTCTGAGTAGTCTCAACGGTGAGAAGGATGTGGTAAGTGACCCAAAAGGCTGGGAACCAGACTAAATGGCACGCTAAAAAGTTTATTGAGAGGCTATGGAAAGCCATTAATCATTTGAGGAGAGCTCCTTCTACAGTTCTTTCTCAGGTTATCTGCAGGGCGTTAGTCCCAGGACACACTGAGAATACCGAAATCCAGGGATGCTTAAATACCTGATATAAAGAGTgttgtattttcatataacttatgcacatctttcctactttattttttgagacggagtctcactctgtcgctcggactggactgcagtggtggtgtgatcttggcttgctgcaacctccgccttctggattcaagcaattctcctgcctcagcctcccgagtagctgggattgtaggtgtgcgccaccatgcccggataatttttgtatttttagtagagatggggtttcaccaggttggccaggctggtctcaaactcctgacctcaaatgatccacccaccttagcctcccaaagtgctgggctacaggcatgagccactgcgcccggcccttcctTCCTACTTTAAATCATATCTACATTactttataatacctaatacaatgtaaatgctatgtaaatagttatactgtattgtttagggaacaGTGACAAGCAAAAAGTTTGTACATGTTCAGAagagatgcaattttttttttttttttttttgagacggagtctcactctgtccccctggctggagtgcagtggctcgatcttggctcactgcaagctccgcctcccgggttcacaccattctcctgcctcagcctcccaagtagctgggactacagacgcccaccaccgcgctcggctagtttttttgttctgtatttttagtagagacggggtttcactgtggtctcgatctcctgaccttgtgatccgcccgcctcggcctcccacagatGCAATTTTTTGTCCCAATATTTTCCATCCCAGCTTGGTTGAATCCATGGTTGCAGAATTCACAGATACGGATACAAAGAGCAGATTGTACATACAACAGTATGAGTACTAGGAGCTTATAAATAATAGGATATGGGCCTGGTGCggtgactcttgcctgtaatcccagcattttgggaggccgaggtgggagaatcccttgagcccaggagttcaaggctgcagtgaaccgtgattgtgccactgcactccagcctgggtgaccctgtctcaaaaaacaaaaacaaaacaaaacgataTGGTCTCTGACCTCAAAGATCTTAAAACTGTTTACTTACTCATCTCCCATGAGCAACTAATTTAATCTGAACCTCTCTTCCTTCTTAGGTGGAACCAAAACAATCCAGTCATTTTCACTTGAGCTAAGCCatcatctcattttacagagacagTAAAGAGTATCCCACTTATTTTCCAATCCAAATGATTTCCATAAATCCGAGTCTTGCTGGAGAAGTGTGTACGACAGCATTTGTATCCCCCTTCCATTAGTGGCTTTGTGTGGTGGCCTGTCAACAGCTCCTCGCCACACACGGCTGTTTGAACAGAATCACAGTGCAGAGCCTCAGCTGCTTATTCACTCCTCTATGCACATTTTCTACCTCAGCAacagcagctgcagctgctgcctCACTGTTATTATTCATAACCTAGCAACTGGTTGAACAGATTCTGTGGAGAAGGATTTTTactatcaatttttttctaaggGGAGCTAGGGTGAAGAAATATGCTATAAACACTCATTCCAAATAAATCCAACCCAGTTTTAAATCTTTTGTCTTGTgcacaaaaaagaattaagataAACCTACCTTGTTCATATTTTAgcaattctttatattttagcaAATTTTCCATCCTAGTACAGAGAAATGCTAATACTACACAAGTGGGAATATGGAAGAGGTTAAGAACCTGAGTGTGTTTCTGCCACAACATtcagaagaaaacttcaaaaaagaGGGTGATATATTTTATCTAACCCTTTGAGACTGGTTTCAACTGAACAAAAATAGAAGGCCTTAAAAGATACCTGGTTAGACCGGAACAGACTTGAGGTCCAAGTTCAAGGAACCACACAGCCTCACTTGCAATCATGGCTATTACTTAAAAATAGGGTGAAAAAATTTATAGTTaggatatttttcttcattttcactgACATGTGTAAGAAGGGAAATCGGACAGTAAGaggttaatttataaattcacaATCTGTGGTGGTTGCTCAGGACCTGCATTTCAAGGCAGATATGTAATCTtatcagcacacacacacattactcAAAGCTCGGAGGGTTCAATTTAATTATCTCCCCACTTATAAAACCTCATCTGCAGGACATCcagatggagctgcccaagagGGAGATGGAACCGCAGATCTGGGGCTTCAGAGAATGTGAGCTCTGCAACTGAGTCTCAAGTATCAGAGAAGGCTAAAGAtgtagaccagtggttctcaaacttgagcgtGTATCTTACTCACTCAGAGAGCTTGGTAAATACGGAGTGCTGGGCCCCATCCCCAGAAGTTCAGATTTGGTGGGTCTCAGGCaggtctgcatttttaacaaggtctcagatgatgctgatgctgccagCTGGGAGACCATACTTTAAGAACCTCTGGCTTAGATAACCcaggaataatttataaagaagggaGAGACAAATGTGGAACATCTAGGAGGGGCCCGGAATGAGGATAGAAGGGGGTCAGACAGGGAGAAGAAACAGAATCCtctgcaagagaaaaaaattgttactCTGTCAATTATTATGTGGGTAAGATTAAATTGGGAAAAAGTATCTACATTTGTTAATTAGCAAGCTTTTGGTAACCTTTAAGAGTACAGTTTCATCACAGTGGTGGAGGCGGAAGCCAGATTTGCAGTGGGCGACCAGGAAATTTAGCTatgaaagggaggaggaaggcacAGGAAGGGCTGCTTGGTTTATTTGCTGGTTTTTAAGTCTGCAGGCTGAAGTTAAAAAAACCAGCAagttgggccgggtgcagtggctcacgcctgtcatcccagcactttgggaggctgaggtgagcagatcatgtgaagtcaggagttggagaccagcctggccaacacggcaaaacctcgtctctactaaaaatacaaaaaaatgagctgggtgtgatggcaggcgcctgtaatctcagctactcaggaggctgaggcaggactgcttgaacccgggaggcggagactgcagtgagccaagatcacaccactgcatagACCAGGATAATCAGTGAAACAAAAGGGCAGACCCAAGAGCCCTGTCAATACCAACTCTTTCCTCTGGTCTCCTTTCACCCTCCTTGATACCTGGTTTGCCTTATTTTATGAAGGGATTTAGGTCTTACCGTTCCTCCTATACTATCATCTCCTTAAGAAGGCTTTATAGTGTCTCTCTTTTCCCTTCATTCCACAGTAGAGCGAGTACCAGTAAACATCCCctcacaggccaggtgtggtggctcacgcctataatcccaacactttgggaggccgaggtgggcagatcacttgagcccaggtgttcaagataaacctgggcaatatggtgaaaccccatctccactaaaacacaaaaattagctgggtgcggtggcatgctcctgtagtcccagctactcagggggcttgagtcaggaggatcactcaagcccaggtgtttgaggctgcaatgagccatgattgtgtcactgtactccagtctgggtaatgAGGGAGAcactatcaaaaatatatatatattcctctaAAGTATCTATAGATGTAAGTTGATAAAAAAGACCACAAAACATATATTGGATAAggtatagaaaatgaaaaagtctgTATTTATAGGATATTAAGAGAGAATCTTGATAAAATTCGAGCAGAGGCTGACTAAAGGGGACAAATCATGGGGAAGGATGAAGGAAAAGCATTCCTTCATAGCATGACATGCTCCTTCAAAAGCATTCCTTCGTATTTTGTACTTCAACTTACTTACAAAAGCCCTCAGGCATGAATGCATTTGGCATATTACAAGACACAGCAAGGAGGCTCATGAAATTGGATCTGACTTTGGGGCAGGAAATGGTACAAGACTAGGTCGCATAGGTAGCTACAGGACAGAAAATGAAGGGTTTTGTAGGCCACGATAATCTTCAGATTATAAATGGTATTCAAAGCTATGAGGCTTTAGGCTTTAGCCTCATAGCTTTGAATCTCACCTAGAGTATAAGGGTACTTCAGTATTTGGAGATCACAAAGACAGAACCAGCAAAGACCGCAGACCAGGTAAAAGGAAACCAGGAGAGGGTTTCAGAAGCTAACTGAAGCCAAACtcaataataaacattttctctcaCCAAAGTAGcaaagattaaattaaaataatcaatgcTGATGAGAATGCTGTGAGACAAGCATGTTCTCTGGAAGGGGGAGTGCAAACTAGTATAACCCTTCGGTAAATCAATTCATCAAAGTGAATCAAGAATTTGAGaaacagggcgtggtggctcaagcctgtaatcccagcactttgggaggctgagacgggcggatcacgaggtcaggagatcgagactatcctggctaacacggtgaaactccgtctctactgaaaaaatacaaaaaactagccgggcgaggtggtgggcgcctgtagtcccagacactcgggaggctgaggcaggagaatggcataaacccgggaggcggagcttgcagtgagctgaagtccggccatgcactccagcctgggcaacagagccagactccgtctcaaaaaaaaaaaaaaaatttgaaaaacgtATGTTCTTCAACCCAGTATTGTGCTTCAGGAAATCTACTTTTGAAGACTAATccaaaatactaaaattttagCCATATTCATAGTATTGCCactgattgttttaaaaattgctatgtTGTACATCAAATAGGAAGAGTTCATTTTCTGAGTATTTGTGCTAAGGACAGTAGTTCCCCTAAGCCAAATCGGCATGTCATCCTTCTTTCTCTCATGTCCAACTTTATCTGCCCCTTTGAATTGACACCTCATATCCCCATTTCCTTGTTGACAAGTCACAATTTACTTATTTCACCTGGTTGTGTTAAAACATGAAATAGGCCCTAAGTGCACAACGGGTCTCTAGGAATCATTTTATCCAATCCCTTATACTCAGGGAGGTGATACCACTTTACTGATGAGGCAACAAAAAGTGAAGGGAACATGACTTGTTGGAGAATGAACAAAACAATGTTTAAGGTCTCCTGATTTTTGCACGTTACATGGGAGATTTAACAAGCCTACATACTCATATACAAAATGGTTACAAGTCCTCAAAATTCAGAGAAACACTATAGTTTTGTAAAGACGGAACACAgacagatgcatttttttttaaagagcagtcTTTTTCTCATTATCCTCTCATTAATTTGAAGAGCATTTGCTGAATGCTTACTATTTTCCAGGCATGAAGAGTCCCTAAACTCAGGTGTAGTGGGGAAGACCACGAGTTAAAACACTGTAACAGAAGTTATGGGAACAAAGATCTGGGGGATTTTATTACAACCAGAAGTAGCTCTCTTCTGATTCCAAGAGCTTTCTTCATTCCTCTCCTTAAAATACTTGCAACAGGGAAGGTATCATCTACGAGATAATACAGGGTGAGTGCTGAAGGACACACAGAAACTCATCAAGTGACCAAAGGAAAGCTAAGTGTTGCAGGCAAAGGCAAGTGCATGTGCAAAGAACTTGAAAAAATCCATTTTCCTAATACCTAAAGCATAAAGTAAGAAGGCAGTAACAGGAAGTGAAAGGGAAAACAAGCAGAAACCAGATTACAAAGGTTCGCATACATCATGACGGAATCACGTTTGCACAAACTCATCCAATTGTCtaaactcatcaaactgtacacACTGAAGGTGCAGTTCTTTGTTATCAATCATACCTCGACAAAGCTGCTACAAAAAATAATGTGGTCTTCCAGACACTATCTGGCACCCACCCACACACTTATTGGAGTCTTCAGGGATCCACTTGGTAGTCAAACAGCACGGCGAATAGAGGAACTCTTTGGCATAAGAGGATCACGGGTTCAAGTACCAGCTCTGCTACTTTCTGGCAGTATGACCACTGGTGAGTTATTCCCCCTTCTTTAGTTTTTTATCTTACTCATAAAACATGGTAGCCCCCACATCTCAAAGAAGCTAGGAAGATGAAATAGATCAAGTGGTCAACGAATGTTGTCAGGCATATAATATCAATTCATTAACAGAGAGCTCAACTTTATGTACGTATCTCTCAAGCAGATAAATGGTAAATAGGGATATACCACACCCGCTCCCCCACAAAAGGGGGGTCACATATACTCTTTAAAACCTAAATATTAGTAAATTCTAGATTCACTGGAAAGCAATGACTTAATTTTGGACATCCCAAATACTCCTGGCAGGCTTCTGTGTACAAACAATGCAAAATTCTCAATTAGCAGCAGATCTATGAAACAAAAGTTGGTAGTTACTGAATATTCACAACATCATGATATGTGCTTTGTGTAAGTATTCCCATCTAACCCTCAAAATCACCCTTTTAGGGGCACTTAATAAAGTGTAAGAAAACTGACTCGTGGGTCAATTTGCAATGTAGTAACAGAATGAGTAAATGTGGAGTCTGGAAGCCGCTTTAATGAAGGGAACAAGGCAAGTGTGACTAAAGGGACAGGGTGTGATGACTTCTACTCGATGCACGGTTGAGCCATGAACTATTATCGGAAAATACACAGGACTAATGAGATTATGTTTACATGCAAGTCTCCACTACTACAATGTGAATCCTTAGGGGCAGTTATTCAGAGATTCGTATCCAGCTGTGAGGGATCCCCAAGCAGTACGTATCACGCATCTGACTTCATTGGGAAAAACTCAAGACCACCAActagatttttctccattcagaacattaaaaaatatttgagacagggtcttgctgtcacccaggctggagtgcggtgacggCAATCATAGCcgactgtagccttgacctcctggactcaagtgatcctcccaactcagcttcccaaagtgttgggattacaggtgtgagccactgcgcccaataGTGCATGACACTTAGTAAATATGACTAGGTCTTTGCCTTACACAGCCTCACCCCGAGAAGGTAGCAGTAAGAATGACTGTGTAGAATCTCAAAGGTTGGATAGGATTTGTGGATGAAACGGACTTATGCCTGTCAGCAAGATTAGCGATGATACGTTTCAAGGAGCCATGTTTGTTAAGTAAAGGTTTCCAATTGAATGGTATTGTTTTAATATctcctctccaaaattcatgatgaaacttaatccccattgtTGCAAAGAAATTGCCGTAAGTCATGCAccgctggtagaaatgtaaaatagtagCAAACGCTCTGGAAAAGAgtttagcagtttctcagaaaggtaaACATGCAACTACCGTTAAGACCCAGCAACTGCCCTCTTggacatttatcccagagaaatgaaaacttacattcacacaaaaacctgtacatgaattcTCATAACAGCCTTAAAAACAATAGCTAACTATTGGTAATAACCCAGATGTCTTTTAGCAGGTCAAATGactaaacaaactgtggtacgtTCATACCATGAATTCTACTCGGCAATAGGAATACACACAATACGTGAAACAACTTGGATGCATCTTCAGGGAATTATGCTAAGTCAAAAAAGGCAAAGGGACACATCTAACTCACAAGATCCCTGTCATTtccattcttgaaatgacaaaaagaaatgaaggccaGCTTAGTGCTTGCCAGGGATCAGCAGGGGAAGAGGCGGTCTGACTACATAAGGCAACATGAGGTATCTTGTGGTGTTAAAACTGTTCTACATACTgactttatgctttttttttttttttgagatggagtctctcttgattctcctgcctcagcctccagagcagatgggagtacaggcactcaccaccacagctggctcatttttgtatttttaatacagacgggtttcaccatgttggccaggctggtcttgaactcccgacctcaagtgatccacccacctcagccacccaaagtactgggattacagctacaagccaccatgcccacctattATCAATATCTTGATTGTGAAACTGCActacagttttgcaagatgttatcaTTGTCAAACAGAATACAGTGTATAAggaatctttattatttataactcCATGTAAATCtgcaattatctcaaaataaaatattcaattaaaaaaaaaaaagaactcccaTTGTGGCAGTACCAAGAGGTAAGTGAAGGCCAAACCTTCATAGGACGCCAAACCTGCCACCATCTTTACCTTGGGACGTCAGAGCCTCCAGAACCACCACATAAGCTTCTACTGCTTACCCATATCTGTGGTATATTGTTACAGCAAGACAATGGCCTAACACAAATGCTATTACCACTATTATTTTCTGAGTTCTGTTCCAGGCATGGTCAAAACAATTCCAAGCTAGTATATAACACACAAAGAATGGATACtttaaacaatgtatttttttagagtTCAAAAGCAAACTCAGGATCCTGAGCTTAACTGTAATGCAATAGATTACATCCcacttatttttgtaattattttgtatggcctggcacagtggctcacgcctgtaatcccagcgctgggaggccgagggaggtggatcacgagggcaggagtttgagacctgactaacatggtgaaaccccgactctactaaagacacaaaaattagctgagcatggtggcgcacacctataatcccagctactcaagaggttgaggcagaatcgcttgaacccagagggtagatgttgcagtgagccgagatcacaccattgcactccaaccaggtagacagagcaagactctgtctaaaaaaaaaaaattactttatttcttccttgatgATTTAAGACTATCTTCAAACCAGTACAAATATTTCATACATGATACCTGGCCATTTTCTAACCAATTAAGTAATTTGTTGCACAATAAGCTACCTTACGTCCTTCAGCAAGGAATACATTAAACTTGAATAGtaaagacattacataatgaatTAGGACACAACTAAAATATGCTTGAAGTATTTCTTTGGGGGAGAGGACACCACACTTCTACTCaatgaagagaaacatttttcagcccagaggtcttttattttttttttttaacacctattatgccatgaattcatagggaataggttccagcagctcaggctccttcccatTGGTCCTCACAAAGTGTGCTTCTCTAGGTGGAGCAGgctattaaaggaaaaaaacggGAATAAAATAATTACGTGAAGTGTTAAATCTCAACCTTAAAGTGCTCTCAGGACCAATGAAACCTACACCAAATTCTCACCTGGcgcttcagttgaacccaggtacctttctctttggcttctttctttttctgatcattttccttcacgcGTTTCAGGAAGCTATCTCGGCTCTTAGAGTGTTTAATGTGCTCAATACgcacattaattctcttggcaagaatcttgcccCTGAACAGGGCAGAAATTCTTGTAAGTGCTTTATCAGAAATATAACAGAAATGTAGAAAACTTTTTGCagtttcatttattaaacaaaccaTGAACCTTTTATCCAGATATGACAAATCAAAAAAGTATGGCTTGATTACTTTACAATCAATTATTAATCATATCAGAAGAAGCCTTGCAGAGACCATCCCTACTTTCAACTCTCTTTGATGAGATGACAGCCTCTTAAACTCTAGTAATCTAACCCAAACCAGATtgctaataaaatttaaaattttctctttttattctataaaaactgctgggccgggcgcggtggctcacgcctgtaatcccagcactttgggaggccgaggcaggcgatcacgaggtcaggagatcaagaccatcctggttgacacagtgaaaccccatctccactaaaaatacaaaaaaattagccgggcgtggtggtgggcacctgtagtcccggctactcgaggctgaggcaggagaatggcatgaacctaggaggcggagcttgcagtgagcagagatcccactattgcactccagccagggtgacagaacaagactccgtttcaaaacaaacaacaaaaaaaaactgcttgGTAACAAACTGTGTTAAGACTTTCCAATAAATCTATTTCAATTTGTTTCCTCTGACAGGATACAAGACAAACACCCAGTTTGCCTGAGTTTtaaaaggatatttcctttgccccACTTGAATGACCAATAAAGACATAAGTCCAATTGGCAAAGTGAAAAGCGGGTGTGAGGGAATACTGGTTGGCCGCAAAGAACTACAACACTACTTActtaacttgtttgtttacaacaatgccaacagcatgctgggtAACGTTGTAGACTCTCCCAGTTTTGCCATGGTAA
This Piliocolobus tephrosceles isolate RC106 chromosome X, ASM277652v3, whole genome shotgun sequence DNA region includes the following protein-coding sequences:
- the RPL21 gene encoding 60S ribosomal protein L21, producing the protein MTNTKGKRRGTRYMFSRPFRKHGVVPLATYMRIYKKGDIVDIKGMGTVQKGMPHKCYHGKTGRVYNVTQHAVGIVVNKQVKGKILAKRINVRIEHIKHSKSRDSFLKRVKENDQKKKEAKEKGTWVQLKRQPAPPREAHFVRTNGKEPELLEPIPYEFMA